A window of Candidatus Thermoplasmatota archaeon genomic DNA:
CGCGCTGGTGCTTCGTCGCGGTGTATCCGAGCCTCTCGAGGTCGAATTCGCGCTCCTGGAGGCGCACGTAGGCGGGCATCCCTTCGGCGGCGTATGCGCTTGCGAGCTCGAACATGCCCGCGTTCAGCGCGTGGAAGCCCGCGAGCGTGATGAACTGGAAACGGTAACCGAGCTCGGCGAGCGTCGCGTTGAAACGCCCGATGGTGGCGTCGTCGAGGTGCTTCCGCCAGTTGAAGCTGGGGGAGCAGTTGTACATGAGCGCCTTCCCTGGGTGCTTCGCGTGGATGGCTTCCGCGAACGCCCGCGCCTCGTCGAGGTCGGGCTTCGACGTCTCGAACCAGAGGAGATCCGCGTAGGGCGCATACGATTCCGCACGCGCGATCGCCGATTCGATGCCGGCCTTGACGCGGAAGTAGCCTTCCTGCGTGCGCTCGCCGGTCGCGAACCGGGCGTCGCGCGCGTCGACGTCGCTCGTGAGGAGGGTCGCGCCGAGCGCGTCCGTGCGGGCGACGATGATCGTCGGGACGCCCGCGACGTCCGCCGCGAGGCGCGCGGCGGTGAGCGTGCGGATGTGCTGCGACGTGGGAACGAGGACCTTGCCGCCCATGTGGCCGCATTTCTTCTCGGCCGCGAGCTGATCCTCCCAGTGGACGCCCGCCGCCCCCGCCTCGATCATGGATTTCATGAGCTCGTACGCGTTGAGCGGCCCGCCGAAGCCCGCCTCCGCGTCGGCCATGATGGGCGCAAGCCAGTGGCGCTTGGGACGACCGGTTTCGGCCCACTCGATCTGGTCGGCGCGGCGGAGCGCGTTGTTCAGGCGTCGGACGACCTCCGGGACGGAGTTCGCGGGATAGAGGCTCTGGTCGGGATACACCTGGCCCGCGAGGTTGTTGTCGGCCGCGGTCTGCCAGCCCGAGAGATAGATGGCCTTGAGGCCGGCCTTCACCATCTGCACCGCTTGTCCGCCCGTGAGCGCGCCCAGGGCCCCCACCCAGGGCTCGGTGCGGAGCAGCTCCCAGAGCCGCTCGGCTCCGAGCCGCGCGAGCGTGTGCTCGACGTGGACGGATCCGCGCAGGCGCACGACGTCCTCGGCGGAATAGTCGCGCACGATGCCTCGCCAGCGTTCCGAGGCGGACCATTCGCGCGCGAGGGCGCGCGCGTCGTCGCGGGCCCGCTCTTCCAACGTCGTCACAACTTCGGCCTTCTGCTTCATGCGGTGTTGCTCCTTCGAGACTCGACGAGCCTGTCGTAGGCGGGAATCGTGAGAAATTCGACGAAGTCTTCAGCGAGCGCGACGCGTTCCAACAACGCTCGCGCTTCCTGGAGCGCAGGCGCCGGTCGCGATTCGCGAATCGCGCGCGTCTCCTCGTCCAGGATCGCGCGCACGAGCTTCGCGTCGATCGCGCGGCCGTCGTCAAGCTTCGCGCCGCGGCGGACCCACTGCCACACCTGGGCGCGCGCGATCTCGGCCGTCGCCGCGTCCTCCATCAGGTTGTGGATCGCGACCGCGCCGAGACCGTTGAGCCACGCCTCGATGTAGAGGAGCGCGACCTCGACGTTGTTGCGGAGGCCGGCTTCCGTGACCTTCGGTTCGAGCCCCGGCGCCAGGAGAGCCTCGGCATCCGCGTGGACGTCCTCGCGCAGGCGGTGCTTCTGGTGCGGCGCGTCTCCGATCTTCGCGTCGAAGACCGCGCGCGCGACGGGCACGAGGTCGGGGTGCGCGACCCAGGTCCCGTCGAAGCCGTCATCGGCTTCGCGCAGCTTGTCCTCGCGGACCTTTCCGAATGCGCGCGCATTCGCGACTTCGTCCTTGCGGCTCGGCACGAAGGCCGCCATCCCGCCCATCGCGTGCGCGCCGCGCCGGTGGCACGCGCGGACGAGCTGGAGCGCGTAGGCGCGCATGAACGGGGCCGTCATCGTGATCGCGGCGCGGTCGGGGAGGACGGCGCCGTGGACGCGGCCGAGGCGCTTGATGTAGCTGAAGATGTAGTCCCAGCGACCCGCGTTCAGGCCGACCGCGTGGTCGCGCAGCTCGTAGAGGATCTCTTCCATCTCGAAGGCGGCGAGGATCGTCTCGATGAGGACGGTCGCCTTGATCGTGCCGCGCGCAAGGCCCAACTCCTCGCTCGCGGCGACGAAGACGTCGTTCCAGAGCCTCGCTTCGAGATGGCCTTCGAGCTTGGGGAGATAGAAGTACGGACCGGAGCCGCGCTCGACGAGCGCGCGGGCGTTGTGGAAAACGTGCAACCCGAAATCGAGCAGGCTCGCCGCGACGGGCTCGCCGTCGACGAGGACGTGTCGATCGACGAGGTGCCATCCGCGGGGCCGGACGACAAGCGTCGCGGTCTTCCCGGCGAGCCGGTACGATCGGCCCTCGGGCGTGGCGAGCGCGAGCGCGCCGCGGGCGAAATCTCGGAGGTTGACCTGGCCTTCGACCACGTTTGGCCACGTCGGCGACAGCGCGTCCTCGAAATCCGCCATGAAGACGTTCGCGCCCGAGTTGAGCGCGTTGATCATCATCTTCCGATCGACGGGTCCCGTGATCTCGACCCGCCGGTCCTCGAGGTCGGACGGGACGGGCCCCACCTTCCATTCGCCTTCGCGGACGTGGCGCGTCCCGGGAAGGAAGCCGGGACGCTCGCCGCGGTCGAACGCCGCCTGCCGCTCCTGGCGGCGCGCGAGGAGCGCGCGGCGCGGGGGATCGAAGCGGCGGTTGAGCCGCCCGACGAAGGCGAGCGCTTCGGGGGTGAGGACCTCCCCGGCCCGTTCGACGGGCGGGCCGAGCAGGGTGACGTCTTCGTGGGTGAGTCGCATGGAGAGCCTCCCGGAGGCGAAGGGTTCGGGAAGGAAGTCCCTTGCGCCTCATGTTGTCAAGGATGGAACCCTCAGGGCGGGCGCCACCCGCCCCGGGGTCACGGTGCGCTGGCGAACGACCAGGACAGGCCCGTCGTCGCCTCGACGACGACCACCTGCCCCTGGCAGTCGACGCAATGTCGGACGTGCGCGAGGAGCGCGGGGTCGGGCGCCTGTTCGGGGGGCTGATACTCGAGGCCGAACTTGCAGGCCTGGTCCATGTGCGCTCTTTTGTCACGGCGGCGCAAGTAGTTTGCCCCACGCAGGACGCTCGATGTGAGCCGATCGGTCACATCTCATCGGAGCCGGTCGCGGTCGCGCGCGCCATAGCGATCCGTCGATGAATCGCCGGAAATGAAGCGATCGCTCGACGCCATGACGGCGATGCCGACGATGAGGAGGAGCACGGCCACCACGACGGCGGGCGGGATGAAGGCGCCGAGCGACGTCTGCGTGAAAAGGACCCAGACGCCGGCGAGGACGATGACGAGGCCGATCATGTAGACGACGAGGCTCGGCGTGCGG
This region includes:
- the aceA gene encoding isocitrate lyase, translating into MKQKAEVVTTLEERARDDARALAREWSASERWRGIVRDYSAEDVVRLRGSVHVEHTLARLGAERLWELLRTEPWVGALGALTGGQAVQMVKAGLKAIYLSGWQTAADNNLAGQVYPDQSLYPANSVPEVVRRLNNALRRADQIEWAETGRPKRHWLAPIMADAEAGFGGPLNAYELMKSMIEAGAAGVHWEDQLAAEKKCGHMGGKVLVPTSQHIRTLTAARLAADVAGVPTIIVARTDALGATLLTSDVDARDARFATGERTQEGYFRVKAGIESAIARAESYAPYADLLWFETSKPDLDEARAFAEAIHAKHPGKALMYNCSPSFNWRKHLDDATIGRFNATLAELGYRFQFITLAGFHALNAGMFELASAYAAEGMPAYVRLQEREFDLERLGYTATKHQREVGTGYFDEVAQVISGGKGSTLALKGSTEEEQFQH
- the aceB gene encoding malate synthase A, which encodes MRLTHEDVTLLGPPVERAGEVLTPEALAFVGRLNRRFDPPRRALLARRQERQAAFDRGERPGFLPGTRHVREGEWKVGPVPSDLEDRRVEITGPVDRKMMINALNSGANVFMADFEDALSPTWPNVVEGQVNLRDFARGALALATPEGRSYRLAGKTATLVVRPRGWHLVDRHVLVDGEPVAASLLDFGLHVFHNARALVERGSGPYFYLPKLEGHLEARLWNDVFVAASEELGLARGTIKATVLIETILAAFEMEEILYELRDHAVGLNAGRWDYIFSYIKRLGRVHGAVLPDRAAITMTAPFMRAYALQLVRACHRRGAHAMGGMAAFVPSRKDEVANARAFGKVREDKLREADDGFDGTWVAHPDLVPVARAVFDAKIGDAPHQKHRLREDVHADAEALLAPGLEPKVTEAGLRNNVEVALLYIEAWLNGLGAVAIHNLMEDAATAEIARAQVWQWVRRGAKLDDGRAIDAKLVRAILDEETRAIRESRPAPALQEARALLERVALAEDFVEFLTIPAYDRLVESRRSNTA